A single Nostoc sp. PCC 7107 DNA region contains:
- a CDS encoding TonB-dependent receptor → MSQIYLRFNLGLALLLNIFVNQPTLATDKEKIPRISDIQHPYTSVKGLLVQQPSEVISVTGVRLNQTPNNLEVILETTASDKLQAITKVEGNNFIADIPNAQLSLDGNNFFRQENPLPGITEITVTNQDINNVRVTVVGEGNLPKVELFDSEEGLVLGVTITSQPSSETQPTQPDIELIVTAQKRPEASQDVPLSLTVIPQPELEDAQISSLSDIANYTPNFSFFPTTAGSSDFNYYSIRGLNNFNFLASQDTVAFYVDDVPFDYGGFLDLNLIDLERVEVLRGPQSTLYGRSSPGGVVNVISRPPSNQPEFKIGASYGNYNSREVQLSLSDAVIPDQLAFRLAGVYKAQDGFFDNVLLDRQVGERSQLTGRAQILWTPTPDWNVSFNTYASDNDNGNPTFNRRNAPDPFEVSQEVDGFYRLSSNTQALKIGYNGSGLRATSITARRFTNQSTLVGDNFVGDLLRQNIGINSTLWTQEFRLQSPETADRFRWLLGGYYESREFKVIDDSFEYTELGAAAFGLAAPGSDRVSAEQLRQTYAVFGQIDYQPIEPLTLFAGLRYEWANTTLDRRRVFAASGGETTLTSPELRGAEINSEELIPRFGVQYRFSPNLMVYSTIAKGYRPSGFNYRADDETTRRFREETSWTYELGLKSSWFSDRLTANLSIFHTDVDNYQVLLADDFGFFRNVASAGVSVTGLEFELKAQPTKGLEFVAGVGYVNSQFQDYTNPFTGINFSNNRVPYAPEITYNLAAQYRSPGGIFARLELRGYGTTYFDDANQVKQDPFALINARIGYEKSNYGIYLFANNLFDTRYITSGFLFPPPNVTAGFGELLTYGLQVRANL, encoded by the coding sequence ATGAGCCAAATTTATCTGCGCTTCAATTTAGGATTAGCCTTATTACTAAACATCTTCGTCAATCAGCCAACTTTAGCTACAGACAAAGAGAAGATTCCTCGAATTTCGGATATCCAGCATCCTTATACAAGTGTCAAAGGGTTGCTAGTTCAGCAGCCTTCTGAGGTGATTTCAGTTACAGGTGTCAGGTTGAATCAGACTCCTAATAACTTGGAGGTAATTCTTGAAACCACTGCATCGGACAAGCTGCAAGCCATAACTAAAGTTGAAGGCAATAATTTTATTGCAGATATCCCTAATGCTCAACTAAGTTTAGATGGTAACAATTTCTTTCGCCAAGAAAATCCCCTGCCGGGAATTACGGAAATCACAGTGACAAATCAAGATATAAATAATGTCCGTGTCACGGTGGTGGGAGAGGGGAATTTACCAAAAGTCGAATTGTTTGACAGCGAGGAAGGTCTAGTTTTGGGGGTGACAATAACATCTCAGCCTAGTAGTGAAACACAACCAACTCAACCAGATATTGAACTCATTGTTACTGCTCAGAAAAGACCAGAAGCATCACAAGATGTACCACTTAGCCTGACGGTGATTCCTCAGCCAGAACTAGAAGACGCTCAAATAAGTTCTTTGAGTGATATTGCCAATTACACACCCAACTTTAGCTTTTTCCCCACCACGGCGGGAAGTTCTGACTTTAATTACTACAGCATTCGTGGCTTAAATAACTTTAACTTTCTGGCGAGTCAAGATACTGTCGCTTTTTATGTTGATGATGTGCCATTTGATTATGGTGGCTTTTTAGACTTGAATTTGATTGATTTAGAACGGGTAGAAGTGCTGCGAGGGCCACAAAGTACACTCTACGGTAGAAGCAGCCCAGGCGGGGTGGTGAATGTGATATCAAGGCCGCCCAGCAATCAGCCAGAATTTAAGATAGGAGCTAGTTACGGTAACTACAATAGCCGGGAAGTCCAACTTTCTTTGAGTGATGCAGTTATTCCTGATCAGTTGGCGTTTAGATTGGCAGGAGTTTATAAAGCACAAGATGGTTTTTTTGACAATGTGCTACTCGATCGCCAAGTTGGAGAGCGATCGCAATTAACCGGACGCGCTCAAATTCTCTGGACACCGACACCAGATTGGAACGTATCGTTTAACACCTACGCCAGCGATAATGATAACGGCAACCCCACTTTTAATCGGCGTAATGCTCCTGACCCCTTTGAAGTTTCTCAAGAAGTTGATGGTTTTTATCGACTCAGTAGTAACACTCAAGCCTTAAAAATTGGCTACAACGGCTCAGGATTGCGTGCTACGTCGATTACAGCCCGACGCTTTACTAATCAAAGTACCTTGGTTGGTGATAACTTTGTTGGTGACTTATTGCGCCAGAATATCGGGATAAATTCTACACTGTGGACGCAGGAATTTAGACTTCAGTCGCCGGAAACGGCTGATCGTTTTCGCTGGTTGCTGGGTGGATATTACGAGTCACGGGAATTTAAAGTGATTGACGACAGCTTTGAATATACTGAATTGGGAGCAGCAGCCTTTGGATTAGCCGCACCAGGGAGCGATCGCGTTTCAGCAGAACAGTTGCGTCAAACCTACGCAGTATTTGGACAAATAGACTATCAGCCCATAGAACCCCTGACTTTGTTTGCCGGACTGCGTTATGAATGGGCAAATACAACCCTTGATCGTCGCCGTGTGTTTGCAGCCTCTGGCGGTGAAACTACCCTCACCAGTCCTGAACTACGGGGTGCAGAAATCAATAGCGAAGAATTGATTCCCCGGTTTGGCGTGCAGTATCGCTTCAGCCCAAATTTAATGGTATACAGCACAATCGCCAAAGGTTATCGACCCAGTGGATTTAACTATCGTGCTGATGATGAAACCACACGCCGATTTCGAGAAGAAACTTCCTGGACTTATGAATTAGGCTTGAAATCTTCTTGGTTTAGCGATCGCCTCACCGCTAACTTATCAATATTTCATACAGATGTGGATAACTATCAAGTCTTACTCGCCGACGATTTTGGCTTTTTTAGAAATGTCGCTAGTGCAGGCGTTAGCGTGACTGGACTTGAATTTGAGTTGAAAGCACAACCAACAAAAGGATTAGAGTTTGTTGCTGGTGTCGGCTATGTTAACAGCCAATTTCAAGACTATACCAATCCCTTTACAGGCATCAACTTCAGCAACAATCGCGTTCCCTACGCACCAGAAATTACTTACAACCTAGCAGCACAATATCGCAGTCCAGGTGGTATTTTTGCCCGTCTAGAATTACGTGGTTACGGCACAACCTATTTTGATGATGCCAACCAAGTTAAGCAAGATCCATTTGCCTTAATCAATGCTCGAATTGGTTACGAAAAAAGCAACTACGGTATTTATTTGTTTGCCAATAACTTGTTTGACACACGCTACATAACCTCCGGTTTTTTATTCCCACCACCGAATGTCACTGCGGGATTTGGTGAACTACTCACTTACGGATTGCAAGTTCGTGCCAACTTATAA
- the psbV gene encoding photosystem II cytochrome c-550: protein MFRRLIGVVVVTVLLAFQLMVGNATAVELDEAIRTVPLNEQGDTVVLSLKQVKEGKRLFQYACAQCHVGGVTKVNQNVGLEPEALKLATPNRNNIAGLVDYMKNPTTYDGEEEISELHPSLKSADIFTEMRNLTEDDLVAIAGHILLQPKVVGTKWGGGKIYY from the coding sequence ATGTTTAGAAGATTAATTGGCGTTGTTGTGGTTACTGTTTTACTGGCGTTTCAGTTGATGGTCGGTAATGCTACAGCTGTGGAACTAGACGAAGCTATCAGAACAGTGCCATTAAATGAACAGGGTGATACAGTCGTTCTTAGCCTCAAACAAGTTAAAGAAGGCAAACGCTTATTTCAGTACGCTTGCGCCCAATGTCATGTTGGTGGGGTTACTAAAGTCAACCAAAACGTCGGACTTGAACCGGAAGCCCTAAAATTGGCTACACCCAACCGGAACAACATTGCAGGTTTGGTAGATTACATGAAAAATCCCACTACTTATGATGGGGAAGAGGAAATCTCTGAATTACACCCCAGCCTCAAGAGTGCAGATATTTTCACAGAAATGCGTAATCTGACCGAAGATGATTTAGTAGCGATCGCTGGTCACATCCTCCTACAACCCAAAGTTGTCGGTACCAAGTGGGGTGGTGGCAAAATTTATTACTAA
- the petE gene encoding plastocyanin: MKIITASLRRLSLAVLTILLVVSSFAVFTPSAAAETHQIKLGSDKGLLVFEPKKLSIKPGDTIEWVNNKVPPHNIVFDSALNPSKSADLAKSLSHKQLLMSPGQKDTTIFPADAPAGEYTFYCEPHRGAGMVGKITVE, translated from the coding sequence ATGAAAATAATTACGGCAAGCCTGCGACGCTTGAGCCTGGCTGTTTTGACAATTCTTTTAGTTGTGAGCAGCTTTGCTGTTTTTACACCTTCCGCTGCTGCTGAAACCCACCAAATCAAGCTGGGTAGCGATAAAGGGTTGCTAGTATTTGAACCCAAAAAGCTTTCCATCAAACCCGGCGATACAATTGAATGGGTAAACAACAAAGTTCCTCCCCATAACATTGTTTTTGATTCAGCCCTCAACCCTTCTAAAAGTGCAGATTTAGCTAAATCTCTGTCTCATAAACAGCTGTTAATGAGTCCTGGTCAAAAAGACACAACCATTTTCCCAGCCGATGCACCTGCGGGTGAATATACCTTCTACTGTGAACCCCACCGTGGTGCTGGCATGGTTGGTAAAATCACCGTTGAGTAA
- the petJ gene encoding cytochrome c6 PetJ: protein MLFLAIALFKLTFTDPALAAETSNGAKIFSANCSSCHIGGGNILVAEKTLTKEALSKYLADYNTDSIQAIIHQVQNGKNAMPPFKNKLTSEEILDVAAYVFQQAEHGW, encoded by the coding sequence ATGTTATTTCTAGCGATCGCTCTCTTCAAATTAACATTTACTGATCCAGCACTAGCTGCCGAAACATCCAACGGTGCCAAAATCTTCAGCGCCAACTGTTCTTCTTGCCACATAGGCGGCGGTAACATTCTGGTTGCCGAAAAAACTTTAACCAAAGAAGCATTATCAAAATACTTGGCGGATTATAACACTGACTCCATTCAGGCAATTATTCATCAAGTGCAGAATGGTAAAAATGCCATGCCTCCCTTCAAAAATAAATTAACTTCTGAAGAAATTTTGGATGTAGCTGCTTATGTTTTTCAACAAGCAGAACATGGTTGGTAG
- a CDS encoding peptidase domain-containing ABC transporter produces the protein MASRENSKANSEITNGLTPLDHESLEINAIAEIPWNQGPLCWLSSEQQARLRYQVIIHRYQLGEKIWSTQKRGYQYYIVSGKVRLRQEQDSLALAALQTGDWFGDLYTIAVDCKAVAASKEVIVACWDSALWKEFSTPEIAQFFSGSTTEPPQINTQNQPSLEAQLPLPAATVSPPETQQPTLQELLNRTPDTSNYPFIAHSNTAAACLTMVAQQLDNPVQLEWVQRQLRGQNSKHIVEGAEKLGLVLRRLQVSWDELPKLSFPALMLWRSETQPQSSWVVVYAVKGSRLIIANPLNLGQICETLPQSIVEAAWDGQLWQVELINKQEKFNLSWFVPAVWKYKGLLGEVLLASFTLQLFGLGTPLITQVVIDKVMVQESLPTLDVMAIALLLIACFEAVLGTLRLFIFTHTARRLDLSLSAQLFRHLMRLPLAYFESRRVGDTVARVQELEQIRQFLTGTALTVILDSIFAVVYLVLMFYYNIPLTFVALAVLPLFAALTIFATPILRNWLNETFNRSADSQSFLVETITGIHSVKAHAAEPVARERWEGLFARFIRTSFKASTTSNISSNIGDFLTNFSTLLILWVGAKLVIGQQLTIGQLVAFQMLSGRVTEPLLRLVQLWQNLQQVLLSVDRIGDILNTAPEAEPGTGLVLPTLKGQVNFEQVFFRYQAHTEPVLRGITFDVQPGQFVGIVGRSGSGKSTLSKLLQRLYQIESGRILIDGFDIKSADLASLRQQIGVVLQEDFLFNGSILENITLGNPNITAEQVVEAARLAVAHDFISQLAFGYETNVGERGTALSGGQRQRIALARLFLSDSPILILDEATSALDSETEQQVLQNLQRVSANRTVFLIAHRFAPLKRADLIVVMEKGVIAERGTHTQLLQQKGLYWSLYQRQQANV, from the coding sequence ATGGCTAGCAGAGAAAATTCAAAAGCTAACAGTGAAATTACAAATGGGTTAACACCACTGGATCATGAATCTTTAGAAATTAACGCTATAGCAGAAATACCGTGGAATCAAGGGCCATTATGTTGGCTAAGTAGCGAACAACAAGCGAGATTGCGTTATCAGGTAATTATCCATCGCTACCAACTAGGAGAAAAAATCTGGTCAACGCAAAAACGCGGCTACCAATACTACATCGTCTCAGGCAAAGTCAGACTGAGACAAGAACAAGATAGTCTTGCCCTAGCAGCCTTGCAAACTGGCGACTGGTTTGGCGACCTTTACACAATAGCTGTAGACTGCAAAGCCGTAGCCGCCAGTAAAGAAGTCATCGTCGCCTGTTGGGACAGCGCCCTGTGGAAAGAATTTAGCACTCCCGAAATTGCACAATTTTTCTCTGGTTCCACCACAGAACCACCACAAATTAATACTCAAAACCAACCCAGCCTAGAAGCACAACTGCCTCTACCAGCCGCCACAGTTAGCCCTCCAGAAACTCAGCAGCCAACTCTACAAGAATTACTCAACCGCACTCCAGATACCTCAAATTATCCCTTTATTGCCCACAGCAACACGGCTGCCGCCTGTCTGACAATGGTGGCGCAACAACTAGACAACCCTGTTCAACTCGAATGGGTACAACGGCAACTGCGGGGACAAAACTCGAAACATATTGTCGAAGGTGCCGAGAAACTTGGACTAGTATTGCGGCGACTCCAAGTTAGTTGGGACGAATTACCCAAACTTTCGTTTCCAGCCCTGATGTTGTGGCGTAGCGAAACTCAACCCCAGTCCAGTTGGGTAGTTGTTTATGCCGTCAAAGGTTCACGCTTAATTATTGCCAACCCCCTAAATTTAGGGCAAATATGTGAGACTCTACCCCAATCAATTGTCGAAGCTGCTTGGGATGGGCAACTTTGGCAAGTAGAACTGATTAACAAACAAGAAAAATTTAACCTCAGTTGGTTTGTTCCGGCTGTTTGGAAATATAAGGGATTATTAGGGGAAGTTCTGCTGGCATCCTTCACATTACAACTATTTGGCTTAGGCACACCCCTCATTACCCAGGTCGTGATCGATAAGGTGATGGTGCAAGAAAGTTTGCCTACCCTGGATGTGATGGCGATCGCTTTATTGTTAATTGCTTGTTTTGAGGCGGTGCTTGGCACTTTGCGCCTTTTCATCTTTACCCATACTGCGAGACGATTGGATTTAAGTTTATCGGCACAGCTATTTCGTCATCTCATGCGCTTGCCTTTAGCTTATTTTGAGTCTCGGCGGGTGGGTGATACTGTCGCCCGTGTCCAAGAACTGGAACAAATCCGGCAATTTCTCACAGGTACAGCTTTAACGGTCATTCTTGACAGCATATTCGCTGTTGTCTATTTGGTGTTGATGTTTTACTACAACATCCCTTTAACTTTTGTTGCCTTGGCGGTGTTGCCATTGTTTGCCGCTTTAACGATTTTTGCTACACCAATCTTACGCAACTGGCTCAACGAAACGTTTAATCGCAGTGCCGACAGTCAATCATTTTTGGTAGAAACAATTACAGGTATTCATTCTGTAAAAGCTCATGCGGCTGAACCCGTAGCGCGGGAACGTTGGGAAGGTTTGTTTGCCCGATTTATCCGTACCAGTTTCAAAGCCTCAACGACATCTAATATTAGTAGTAATATTGGTGACTTTCTTACTAATTTTTCTACCTTACTAATTCTCTGGGTGGGTGCAAAGCTAGTGATTGGTCAACAACTTACCATTGGTCAGTTAGTTGCTTTTCAGATGTTATCTGGGAGAGTGACAGAACCACTGTTGCGTTTGGTGCAACTCTGGCAAAATCTGCAACAAGTATTGCTATCAGTAGATAGAATTGGTGATATTCTCAACACTGCCCCAGAAGCGGAACCAGGTACAGGATTGGTCTTACCAACATTAAAAGGGCAAGTAAATTTTGAACAGGTATTTTTCCGTTATCAAGCCCATACTGAACCTGTGTTACGTGGGATCACTTTTGATGTACAACCAGGACAGTTTGTGGGGATAGTCGGACGTAGTGGTTCGGGCAAAAGTACACTGTCAAAGTTATTGCAACGGTTATATCAAATTGAATCGGGACGCATCTTAATTGATGGGTTTGATATTAAAAGCGCAGATTTAGCATCGCTGCGGCAACAAATTGGGGTGGTGTTACAAGAGGACTTTTTGTTTAATGGTTCAATTTTAGAAAATATTACTTTGGGTAATCCCAATATTACGGCTGAACAGGTAGTAGAAGCTGCAAGATTAGCTGTAGCCCACGATTTTATTAGTCAATTAGCATTTGGTTACGAGACAAATGTCGGTGAGCGAGGTACGGCTTTGTCTGGAGGACAGCGACAACGTATTGCTTTGGCACGGTTGTTTTTGTCTGATTCTCCAATTTTAATTTTGGATGAGGCGACGAGTGCCTTAGATAGCGAAACAGAACAACAAGTACTCCAAAACTTACAACGAGTTTCGGCAAATCGCACAGTGTTTCTGATTGCTCACCGCTTTGCACCACTCAAGCGGGCTGATTTAATTGTAGTAATGGAGAAAGGCGTAATTGCTGAACGTGGTACTCACACTCAACTTTTACAGCAGAAGGGTTTGTATTGGTCTCTTTATCAGCGTCAACAGGCTAATGTGTAG